A single region of the Hoeflea prorocentri genome encodes:
- a CDS encoding DUF5993 family protein, with product MIALLFALLAIAMVLAWDDRWRWSFVVFAIVLVMSIYWLDFHATTPLKIKL from the coding sequence ATGATTGCCCTGCTTTTTGCACTCCTTGCCATCGCCATGGTCCTGGCCTGGGATGACCGCTGGCGCTGGTCCTTCGTTGTGTTTGCCATCGTTCTGGTCATGAGCATCTACTGGCTGGATTTTCATGCGACCACACCGCTGAAGATCAAATTGTGA
- a CDS encoding disulfide bond formation protein B, whose amino-acid sequence MIVAPHPSRTLNAIGLLVICGVLIAAYVFQFTLDELPCPLCLLQRVGLVMVGFGLCLNLVYGAKPHHYGIMLIGGLYGLSVSVRQILLHIVPGTGAYGSPVLGLHYYTWAGICFFLVLVGTAIMLLFEGQYKSLVDEPGHEKFGGHRLAKFAFFLMLALTAGNAVSTLLECGPTVCADPPTQYKLIEDLEKSG is encoded by the coding sequence ATGATTGTAGCGCCACATCCGTCCAGAACCCTCAACGCCATCGGTCTCCTGGTTATCTGCGGTGTGTTGATTGCCGCCTACGTCTTCCAGTTCACGCTGGACGAACTGCCATGTCCGCTTTGCCTGCTACAACGTGTCGGGCTTGTCATGGTCGGCTTCGGACTGTGCCTTAATCTTGTCTACGGAGCCAAACCGCACCACTACGGGATCATGCTGATCGGAGGCCTTTACGGTCTTTCGGTCTCCGTTCGGCAGATACTTCTGCACATCGTGCCGGGGACGGGGGCCTATGGCTCGCCGGTCCTTGGGCTTCATTATTACACCTGGGCGGGGATTTGTTTTTTCCTTGTACTGGTCGGAACGGCGATCATGTTGTTGTTTGAGGGGCAATATAAAAGTCTGGTCGATGAACCCGGACACGAAAAATTCGGCGGCCACCGGCTCGCCAAGTTCGCCTTTTTCCTGATGCTTGCACTGACAGCCGGAAACGCCGTCTCCACGTTGCTTGAATGCGGCCCGACCGTGTGTGCCGATCCGCCGACGCAATACAAGCTTATCGAGGATTTGGAAAAGAGCGGTTAG
- a CDS encoding O-acetylhomoserine aminocarboxypropyltransferase: MSNNEPGFSTLAIHAGAQPDPTTGARATPIYQTTSFVFDDADHAASLFGLKAFGNIYTRIMNPTQAVLEERVAALEGGTAALATASGHAAQLLVFHTIMRPGDNFIAANKLYGGSINQFGHAFKNFDWHVRWGDPADIASIESQIDERTRAIFIESLANPGGTFVDIKAIADIAHKHGIPLIVDNTMASPYLLRPIEHGADIVVHSMTKFIGGHGNSMGGVIIDGGTFDWSATANYPMLSEPRPEYGGLVLHETFGNFAFAIACRVLGLRDLGPSIAPMNAYLLLTGVETLPLRMQKHCDNALEVARWLKNHDKVAWVSYSGLEDDENHALMKAYSPNGAGAVFTFGLKGGYDSGVKFVDALEVFSHLANIGDTRSLVIHPASTTHRQLSPEQQVAAGAGPDVVRLSIGIEDVADIIADLSQALDKA; encoded by the coding sequence ATGTCGAATAACGAACCGGGCTTCAGCACCCTGGCCATCCATGCCGGTGCACAGCCGGACCCGACAACGGGGGCACGCGCAACGCCCATCTATCAAACGACAAGTTTTGTATTCGATGATGCAGATCATGCCGCCTCGTTGTTCGGGCTGAAGGCCTTCGGGAACATCTACACACGGATCATGAATCCGACGCAGGCTGTTCTGGAGGAGCGTGTTGCCGCGCTTGAAGGCGGCACGGCGGCGCTTGCAACGGCCTCCGGTCATGCCGCACAGCTTCTTGTGTTCCATACCATCATGCGCCCCGGCGACAATTTCATTGCTGCAAACAAGCTCTATGGCGGTTCCATCAACCAGTTCGGGCATGCATTCAAGAATTTCGACTGGCATGTACGCTGGGGCGACCCGGCCGACATAGCCAGCATAGAAAGCCAGATCGATGAGCGCACCCGCGCCATTTTCATCGAGAGCCTTGCCAATCCCGGCGGGACGTTTGTCGATATCAAGGCGATTGCCGATATCGCACACAAGCACGGTATTCCGCTGATCGTCGACAACACCATGGCCAGCCCCTATCTTCTGCGGCCGATTGAGCACGGCGCCGATATCGTGGTCCACTCCATGACGAAATTCATCGGCGGGCATGGCAACTCCATGGGCGGCGTGATTATCGACGGCGGCACATTCGACTGGTCGGCCACTGCCAACTATCCGATGCTTTCGGAGCCGCGTCCCGAATATGGCGGCCTCGTGCTGCACGAAACCTTTGGCAATTTCGCCTTCGCTATTGCCTGCCGCGTGCTGGGCCTGCGCGACCTCGGACCATCCATTGCCCCGATGAATGCCTATCTGCTTTTGACCGGTGTCGAGACGTTGCCTTTGCGGATGCAAAAGCACTGCGACAATGCGCTGGAAGTCGCGCGCTGGCTGAAGAACCACGACAAGGTTGCATGGGTTTCCTATTCCGGTCTTGAGGATGATGAGAACCATGCCCTTATGAAGGCCTACTCGCCCAACGGGGCAGGTGCAGTCTTCACGTTCGGGCTCAAAGGTGGCTACGATTCAGGCGTCAAGTTCGTGGATGCGCTTGAGGTCTTCTCGCATCTTGCCAATATTGGCGATACGCGCTCCCTTGTCATTCATCCGGCGTCCACAACCCACCGCCAGCTCTCGCCGGAACAGCAGGTTGCTGCCGGTGCAGGGCCCGATGTGGTGCGCCTTTCGATCGGCATTGAAGATGTCGCCGACATTATTGCCGATTTGAGCCAGGCGCTGGACAAGGCCTGA